One Peribacillus simplex NBRC 15720 = DSM 1321 genomic region harbors:
- a CDS encoding MarR family winged helix-turn-helix transcriptional regulator, giving the protein MENNNIQQSLKLFIVMSRAHRSINDVVNKHIAEEGLNPTEFAVLELLYHKGDQPLQQIGGKILLASGSITYVVDKLEQKEYLQRIACKEDRRVTFAKITDKGKAFIEGVFPEHEKRIDDIMSVLTQDEKATVIELLKKIGYSAQN; this is encoded by the coding sequence ATGGAGAATAATAACATCCAACAGTCTTTGAAACTGTTCATTGTGATGTCAAGAGCTCATCGATCCATTAATGATGTGGTAAATAAACATATAGCTGAAGAGGGTTTGAATCCAACTGAGTTTGCAGTACTGGAATTACTTTATCATAAAGGGGATCAGCCTCTTCAGCAAATAGGCGGAAAAATCCTGCTAGCGAGCGGCAGCATTACCTATGTCGTGGATAAACTTGAACAAAAGGAATATCTACAGCGAATAGCATGTAAAGAGGATCGCCGTGTAACCTTTGCAAAAATAACGGATAAAGGAAAGGCCTTTATTGAAGGAGTATTTCCTGAGCATGAAAAAAGAATCGATGATATCATGAGTGTACTTACGCAAGATGAAAAGGCCACCGTGATCGAATTGCTTAAAAAGATTGGGTATTCCGCTCAAAATTAG
- a CDS encoding PAS domain-containing sensor histidine kinase produces the protein MKTRHKFTTYLLIVILPLIILSIIYWMHLERSFQKERQEQAEWAGTVYQEYIDQVIRETKENLELLSLSSSVLYMDDKKTELLMKWIKDTDSRYAGVYWLNRDGVSISGTNKNFHHHYLIEQNDIERAVKTQKAVVVGTKELYNPDFNYFSIFAPILDHDKKVQGFLLAHIRLDHMEKILKMLSPGHTFILETKDKTRILDINTDGFTGHSTWVDVPLTEVDWTLSVKVPDKINTNNMNVFLMLVFFTFFFTHMIYTIVEELIVRRNTKNQKLLNERKKIDFVGTLAASTAHEIKNPLTGIKGLVQLLVEKHPEEQDQFYYSVIMKEIERINSIVSEFLILGKPMAQSLSLYDIRSIIAELRPIIESEARHSNIEVEWNIIKEPILVHCTKDQLKQVILNIAKNGFEAMEVGKKLRIRIHHENEWAKIMIIDTGQGLNEKDIGKVFDPFYTSKKEGTGLGLFVCKRIIESFNGTIEFSSKPLNGTTVTISLPLIKDHP, from the coding sequence ATGAAAACAAGGCATAAATTTACCACATATCTACTTATTGTTATTTTACCATTAATTATTCTCTCTATCATTTATTGGATGCATTTAGAACGTTCCTTTCAAAAAGAAAGACAGGAACAAGCTGAATGGGCGGGAACGGTTTATCAAGAATACATAGATCAAGTTATCAGAGAAACTAAGGAAAACCTTGAGCTGCTTAGCCTTAGCAGTTCCGTGCTTTATATGGATGACAAAAAAACCGAACTTCTTATGAAATGGATCAAAGATACAGATTCCAGGTATGCCGGAGTATATTGGCTAAATCGCGACGGTGTTTCCATTTCAGGTACGAATAAGAATTTCCATCATCACTATTTAATTGAACAAAATGATATTGAGCGTGCAGTAAAAACTCAAAAAGCCGTTGTTGTAGGAACAAAGGAGCTATATAACCCTGATTTCAACTATTTTTCCATCTTTGCTCCCATTCTGGATCATGATAAAAAAGTGCAAGGGTTTTTATTGGCACATATCAGGCTTGATCATATGGAAAAAATATTAAAAATGCTCAGCCCTGGTCATACCTTTATATTGGAAACAAAGGACAAAACCCGAATCTTGGATATAAATACCGACGGATTCACTGGACATTCTACATGGGTGGATGTTCCTTTGACCGAAGTCGATTGGACACTGTCCGTCAAAGTGCCCGACAAGATTAACACAAATAACATGAATGTATTTTTAATGCTTGTCTTTTTCACCTTCTTTTTCACTCACATGATCTATACCATCGTGGAGGAACTGATCGTTCGCAGAAATACCAAAAACCAAAAGTTACTAAACGAAAGGAAAAAAATAGATTTTGTCGGTACATTGGCTGCCAGTACTGCACATGAAATAAAAAACCCACTTACCGGAATAAAGGGGCTAGTGCAGTTATTGGTTGAAAAACACCCTGAAGAACAAGATCAGTTCTATTACTCTGTCATCATGAAGGAAATTGAACGGATCAATAGTATCGTCAGCGAATTTTTGATTTTAGGGAAGCCTATGGCCCAGTCTTTATCCTTATATGATATTCGCAGTATCATTGCTGAATTGAGACCAATAATAGAATCAGAAGCACGTCACTCCAATATTGAAGTGGAATGGAATATCATAAAGGAGCCGATCCTGGTTCATTGTACAAAGGACCAACTCAAACAAGTAATTCTCAACATTGCCAAAAACGGTTTCGAGGCCATGGAAGTTGGGAAAAAGTTAAGGATTCGAATTCACCATGAAAATGAATGGGCTAAAATCATGATTATCGACACCGGACAAGGACTGAATGAAAAAGATATAGGTAAAGTGTTCGATCCCTTCTATACATCCAAAAAGGAAGGAACGGGATTAGGGCTATTTGTGTGTAAACGAATAATTGAATCTTTTAACGGTACCATCGAGTTTTCAAGTAAACCTCTGAACGGTACAACCGTTACAATCAGCTTACCGCTGATAAAAGACCACCCTTAG
- a CDS encoding PAS domain-containing sensor histidine kinase: MNIGYENETEYKLEILKLNKQIEGFLNIFNSMSEPFIRVDEELRLTYANDAACALLETAKDQLESMKITDFLYVIPLNNQEVSSSLKTSNESERQIIQLHTGALKQIEFIRIGSLTEGQQFYRLGDVTLDVSSSRETRMSRQMFLDIFDTAIESIVLFDSSGIIMEVNHAFIHVLGIPKKEIVGKNMRDLISPDYRGYWDESIQRAFDGSNFKGEVEIKVGDELHHFTFSISSTVGNELYMSVLRRITESNIIEKKLETSERIFAELFDQSMDAIIFWNDDGIIFRVNHSACKIFESSREDLIGSYIWKYVYSNNHHFGQMMETFERDTQVRGELIYKMPNNQIKLLELTAKKHEGDGYNVTIFRNVSERWLIEKELRDSEKKFRKIFEGTLDGLILWNHEGFTDINEAGQKILEISKRKLLSLSVKGFIEKIPKNTPVLNAHIENVYKHEVYSSIIPITFEDGRVKHIEFLTRKNLYSNLNLSIFRDVSKNLEMQEQIRKSDTLNVVGELAAGIAHEIRNPMTALKGFIQLLEDGVKGEFSTYFHVITSEIKRIETIITEFLVLAKPQALKIFKQDVHTILRETLELLAAQALLENIQFETDFEVDEFKVLCEANQLKQVFINIIKNALEVMPDGGSVHIKTSRFSKKYVCISITDQGMGISTEMLKKLGEPFYTTKDRGTGLGLMVSYKIIEEHNGYIEVESEVGKGTSFHIYLPFE, translated from the coding sequence ATGAATATCGGTTATGAGAATGAAACGGAATATAAACTGGAAATTTTAAAATTGAATAAACAGATCGAAGGGTTTTTGAACATTTTCAATTCGATGTCAGAACCTTTTATTAGGGTTGATGAGGAACTGCGTCTCACTTATGCCAATGATGCCGCTTGTGCCCTGCTGGAAACAGCGAAAGATCAGCTGGAGTCCATGAAGATAACTGATTTTCTCTATGTCATACCATTAAATAACCAGGAAGTGTCAAGTTCCCTAAAAACCTCGAATGAAAGTGAAAGGCAAATTATTCAGCTACATACTGGAGCCCTTAAGCAAATAGAGTTTATACGTATAGGCTCACTTACCGAAGGACAGCAGTTCTATCGTTTGGGGGATGTGACATTGGATGTTTCTTCTTCAAGGGAAACAAGGATGTCAAGGCAGATGTTTTTGGACATTTTCGATACAGCCATAGAAAGCATCGTTCTATTCGACAGTTCAGGAATAATAATGGAAGTGAACCATGCCTTTATCCATGTCCTGGGCATCCCGAAAAAAGAGATTGTCGGTAAGAATATGAGGGACCTCATATCCCCAGATTATAGGGGATATTGGGATGAGAGCATACAAAGAGCCTTTGATGGGTCGAACTTCAAAGGAGAGGTAGAGATAAAGGTTGGGGATGAACTTCATCATTTTACTTTTTCAATAAGTTCAACGGTAGGAAATGAATTATATATGTCGGTGCTTCGAAGAATTACAGAATCAAATATAATAGAAAAAAAGTTAGAGACGAGCGAACGGATTTTTGCGGAATTATTCGACCAGTCCATGGATGCGATCATATTCTGGAATGATGACGGGATCATTTTTCGGGTCAATCATTCAGCATGTAAAATATTCGAATCCAGCAGAGAGGATTTGATAGGCAGTTATATCTGGAAATACGTGTACAGCAATAATCACCATTTTGGTCAGATGATGGAAACGTTTGAAAGAGACACCCAGGTGCGGGGTGAGCTGATTTATAAAATGCCTAATAACCAAATTAAACTGCTTGAATTGACTGCCAAAAAACATGAAGGTGACGGATATAACGTAACAATCTTTCGAAATGTCAGTGAGCGCTGGCTGATTGAGAAGGAATTAAGGGATAGTGAGAAGAAGTTCAGGAAGATTTTTGAGGGAACATTAGACGGCTTGATTTTATGGAATCATGAAGGGTTCACGGATATTAATGAAGCGGGTCAGAAAATATTGGAGATTTCGAAGCGCAAACTGCTCTCTTTATCAGTAAAGGGATTCATCGAAAAAATTCCTAAAAATACTCCTGTCTTGAACGCTCACATTGAAAATGTTTATAAGCATGAGGTCTACTCTTCCATCATTCCGATAACATTCGAAGATGGAAGAGTAAAACATATTGAATTTTTGACGAGGAAAAATTTATATTCGAACCTGAATTTAAGCATTTTCCGTGATGTGAGTAAAAATCTCGAAATGCAGGAACAAATTCGAAAATCGGATACTTTGAATGTCGTTGGTGAACTGGCGGCCGGGATTGCTCATGAAATCAGGAATCCAATGACAGCCTTAAAAGGTTTTATCCAGTTGCTTGAGGATGGTGTTAAAGGTGAGTTTTCCACATATTTTCATGTGATTACATCCGAAATTAAGCGAATCGAAACCATTATCACGGAATTTTTGGTACTGGCAAAGCCACAGGCGCTAAAAATTTTCAAACAGGATGTTCATACCATATTGAGAGAGACACTAGAATTACTGGCCGCTCAGGCACTGTTGGAAAATATTCAATTCGAGACAGACTTTGAAGTAGATGAATTCAAAGTTTTATGTGAAGCGAACCAGTTAAAGCAAGTGTTTATTAACATCATCAAAAATGCATTGGAAGTCATGCCGGATGGCGGATCTGTTCACATTAAAACAAGCCGATTTTCAAAGAAATACGTTTGCATTTCAATTACCGACCAAGGCATGGGGATTTCAACGGAAATGCTAAAAAAATTGGGTGAACCTTTTTATACGACGAAGGATAGGGGAACCGGGCTGGGGCTCATGGTCAGCTATAAAATCATTGAAGAGCACAATGGCTATATAGAAGTGGAAAGCGAAGTGGGAAAAGGGACGAGCTTTCATATTTATTTGCCATTCGAGTAA
- a CDS encoding aspartyl-phosphate phosphatase Spo0E family protein — protein MNSRCATEICSEIRMKRWEMMELAKMYGLGHEYTLRQSEQLDKLINEYLILQHHSSVEVRNKREEMVVIVQQPFNDDITF, from the coding sequence ATGAATTCTAGGTGTGCAACGGAAATTTGTTCAGAGATTCGAATGAAGCGTTGGGAAATGATGGAGTTGGCCAAGATGTATGGACTAGGTCATGAGTATACCCTTCGCCAAAGTGAGCAGCTTGATAAACTAATAAATGAGTATTTGATCCTTCAACATCATTCATCAGTGGAAGTGAGAAATAAGCGAGAAGAAATGGTTGTTATTGTGCAGCAGCCCTTTAATGATGACATTACATTTTAA
- a CDS encoding sigma-70 family RNA polymerase sigma factor encodes MEDFSALTSEFTPMIHHIIRSLSIYKNKEEYFQVGLIALWESYGKFDEEYGQFSNYAYTVIKGKILNELKHHHKYEIRTEPCDSFILDIKDPFSMHEEAFAIDNILNYTEGLTLNQQRWLLQTYLENKTVTEIAEIYQVTAAAVKSWRRSALNKLRKQLIFPL; translated from the coding sequence ATGGAAGATTTCTCAGCACTAACGTCTGAATTCACGCCCATGATCCATCATATAATCCGCTCACTTTCAATCTATAAAAATAAGGAAGAATATTTTCAAGTAGGATTGATTGCTTTATGGGAGTCATATGGGAAATTCGATGAGGAATACGGTCAGTTCTCCAACTATGCCTATACGGTAATCAAAGGCAAAATTCTGAACGAATTAAAGCATCATCATAAATATGAAATCCGCACCGAACCCTGTGATTCCTTCATATTAGACATTAAGGATCCTTTTTCAATGCATGAAGAGGCCTTTGCCATCGATAATATCTTAAACTACACGGAAGGATTGACACTGAATCAACAACGCTGGCTTTTACAGACATACCTGGAAAATAAAACGGTGACTGAAATCGCTGAGATATATCAAGTTACTGCAGCAGCCGTCAAATCATGGAGAAGGTCCGCTTTAAATAAATTAAGGAAACAATTAATTTTTCCATTATAA
- a CDS encoding acyltransferase family protein, whose amino-acid sequence MKQRDFFFDNAKFILMAFVVFGHLLNTYIHDSETIYALYKTIYSFHMPAFILVSGFFAKGFYQKGYLGKITKKLILPYIIFQLIYTVYYYFLYERSAITVDLLDPQWSLWFLISLFCWNIMLLGFSKLKPSVGIGLSFLIALFIGYIDNISNYLSLSRTFVFFPMFLIGYHLSKEHLKKLFTPKVRLASLSVMLVIFIGFYLNTDINYKWLLGSKPYAELEDATIVSMFKRLGFYGLSIISVFSFLSFIPRRQYFFTNWGKQTLYVYLLHGFFIRFFRESTIQEYFSNTESFIMLAGLSFLITVLLSSEMIATMAQPIIELKATKTKRFMTKTKEYIKQAF is encoded by the coding sequence ATGAAACAACGTGATTTTTTCTTCGATAACGCCAAGTTCATTCTCATGGCTTTTGTCGTCTTTGGACACTTGCTGAATACGTATATACATGACAGTGAAACGATATATGCTTTATATAAAACCATTTATTCCTTTCACATGCCTGCCTTTATCCTTGTTTCAGGGTTCTTTGCGAAAGGTTTTTATCAAAAAGGGTATTTAGGTAAAATTACTAAAAAGCTGATTTTACCCTACATCATTTTCCAATTGATATATACCGTTTACTATTATTTCTTATATGAACGTTCTGCCATCACTGTAGACCTGCTTGACCCCCAATGGTCGCTATGGTTCTTGATCAGTTTATTTTGTTGGAACATCATGCTGCTTGGTTTCTCAAAGCTAAAGCCATCAGTAGGCATAGGTTTATCTTTTTTAATCGCATTATTTATTGGATATATTGACAATATCTCCAATTACCTTAGTCTCTCCAGGACATTCGTTTTTTTCCCGATGTTTTTGATCGGGTACCATTTAAGCAAGGAACATTTAAAAAAACTATTCACTCCCAAAGTTCGTTTGGCTTCACTTAGTGTTATGTTAGTGATTTTTATCGGTTTTTATTTAAATACCGATATCAATTATAAATGGCTGCTCGGTTCGAAACCATATGCCGAACTTGAAGATGCGACAATCGTGTCCATGTTTAAACGCCTAGGATTTTATGGATTGAGCATAATTTCAGTGTTCAGCTTCCTGTCGTTCATCCCACGCAGACAATATTTCTTTACGAATTGGGGTAAACAAACCCTTTATGTCTATCTGCTGCATGGTTTCTTCATTCGGTTCTTCCGTGAAAGCACCATACAGGAATACTTCAGCAATACAGAGAGCTTTATCATGCTCGCCGGCCTCTCTTTCCTGATTACCGTGTTATTATCAAGTGAAATGATCGCTACCATGGCCCAGCCGATCATCGAATTGAAGGCGACCAAAACTAAACGTTTCATGACTAAAACGAAAGAGTATATTAAACAAGCTTTTTAA
- a CDS encoding MFS transporter: MGSIAAIKTKPQKQDMTLKIMIIIGICHLMNDSLQAVVPAMFPILEKSMSLTYTQLGMIAFCLNIVSSLLQPAVGFYTDKKPFPYALPIGLTSTLIGVIILAIAPNYTMILGAVILMGLGSAIFHPEGSRVAYMAGGPKRGLAQSIYQVGGNSGQALAPLITAIILVPFGQKGALWFALVALMAVILLLYIAKWYSQKLVHFQPKKLAAKIVNKERSHKVAKALVLILFIIFARSWYVSCMTNFYSFYLIEQYSFTIKSAQFFLFAFLAAGAVGTFFGGPLADRFGRKNVIFFSFAASMPITALLPFVPPTAAFILLLIAGFIIMSSFSVTVIYAQELVPGKVGTMAGLTVGLAFGMGAIGSVSLGAIADIIGIESMIKLVGFLPLLGIISILLPTDLTLKKWYAEE; this comes from the coding sequence ATGGGAAGTATCGCTGCCATTAAAACAAAACCGCAAAAACAAGATATGACTTTGAAGATCATGATCATCATAGGCATATGCCATTTAATGAATGATTCTCTTCAGGCCGTCGTACCGGCCATGTTCCCAATCCTCGAAAAATCAATGTCATTAACGTATACTCAGCTGGGGATGATTGCATTCTGCCTGAATATCGTCTCATCGCTCCTGCAACCGGCAGTTGGTTTCTATACGGATAAAAAGCCATTTCCATATGCGTTGCCCATTGGGTTGACCAGTACTTTAATCGGGGTCATCATTCTCGCAATTGCCCCAAATTATACCATGATCCTTGGTGCAGTCATCTTGATGGGCTTAGGGTCAGCCATATTCCATCCTGAAGGCTCCAGGGTTGCCTACATGGCAGGAGGACCAAAGAGAGGCCTGGCACAATCAATTTATCAGGTCGGCGGGAATAGTGGGCAGGCACTTGCCCCACTCATCACAGCCATCATACTTGTTCCTTTTGGTCAAAAAGGCGCACTCTGGTTTGCCCTGGTTGCCCTAATGGCCGTTATCCTATTGCTGTATATTGCCAAGTGGTATTCTCAAAAATTAGTTCACTTCCAGCCTAAAAAGCTTGCTGCAAAAATAGTCAATAAAGAGCGGTCACATAAAGTGGCCAAAGCCCTGGTATTGATTTTATTCATAATCTTTGCCCGTTCCTGGTATGTATCGTGCATGACGAACTTTTATAGTTTTTATTTGATCGAGCAGTATTCATTCACGATAAAATCTGCACAATTTTTCCTATTTGCCTTTTTAGCCGCTGGTGCTGTAGGTACATTTTTCGGAGGTCCGCTTGCTGATAGATTCGGGCGTAAAAATGTCATTTTCTTTTCTTTCGCTGCCAGCATGCCAATAACCGCACTTTTACCATTCGTACCTCCTACAGCCGCTTTTATCTTATTATTGATAGCGGGATTCATTATAATGAGCAGTTTTTCCGTCACTGTAATATACGCACAGGAATTGGTCCCGGGAAAAGTCGGAACGATGGCAGGCTTGACTGTAGGGTTAGCCTTTGGAATGGGTGCCATTGGATCCGTTTCATTGGGAGCCATTGCAGATATAATTGGAATCGAATCCATGATTAAGCTAGTAGGATTCCTGCCATTACTGGGGATCATCAGCATATTGCTACCGACTGATCTAACATTGAAAAAATGGTATGCAGAAGAATGA
- a CDS encoding M3 family oligoendopeptidase, producing MKFNEYEYKRPEMDEIKTRFMKALEKFTDAANADEQIKAMEEINEIRNYVGTMFNLVYIRHSIDTNDDFYKAENDYLDDFSPEMEELTSKFYNELVRSKYRKELDVKWGTQLFDLAEAQLKTFSPEIIPQLQKENKLSSEYSQLIASAKIQFDGKELTLAQLQPFMESSDRELRKNASEAYYGFFEEKQEELDRIFDELVKVRHGISTALGYGNFVELGYYRMTRTDYDAEMVAAFRKQVKEEVVPLVTRLKGRQRERLGLENLNYYDENFHFRTGNAIPKGDAEWIIENGKRMYQELSPETNQFFNYMIDNDLMDLVAKKGKESGGYCTFIEDYKAPFIFSNFNGTSGDIDVLTHEAGHAFQVYRSRDLDIPEYYWPTYEACEIHSMSMEFLTWPWMELFFNEDTEKYKFSHLSGALIFLPYGVAVDEFQHFVYENPDASPVERKQAWRKIEMEYLPHRDYEGNEFLENGGYWQRQSHIYQSPFYYIDYTLAQICAFQFWKRSTEKDETAWEDYLNLCQLGGSKSFLDLVESANLKSPFVEGTVQSVVKVIDEWLSTVDDKAL from the coding sequence ATGAAATTTAATGAGTATGAATATAAACGTCCTGAAATGGATGAAATTAAAACCCGGTTCATGAAAGCTTTGGAAAAGTTTACTGACGCTGCTAATGCTGATGAGCAAATAAAAGCCATGGAAGAAATAAATGAAATACGAAATTATGTAGGCACGATGTTTAATTTGGTCTATATACGGCATTCCATTGATACCAATGATGATTTTTATAAAGCGGAGAATGATTATTTAGATGACTTCTCCCCTGAAATGGAAGAGTTAACCTCAAAATTTTACAATGAACTCGTTCGCTCGAAATATCGTAAGGAGCTTGATGTGAAATGGGGAACTCAACTATTTGACCTGGCAGAGGCCCAACTCAAAACTTTTTCGCCCGAAATCATACCACAGCTGCAAAAAGAAAATAAATTATCAAGTGAATATTCACAATTAATTGCATCTGCAAAAATTCAATTTGATGGAAAAGAATTAACACTTGCGCAGCTTCAACCTTTTATGGAGTCCTCGGACCGTGAGTTAAGGAAAAATGCAAGTGAGGCATATTACGGTTTCTTTGAGGAAAAGCAGGAGGAATTGGATCGTATATTCGATGAACTTGTCAAGGTGAGGCATGGAATTTCGACAGCGCTAGGTTATGGGAATTTCGTGGAACTTGGGTATTATCGAATGACAAGGACTGATTATGATGCCGAAATGGTTGCTGCATTCCGCAAGCAGGTTAAAGAGGAAGTGGTACCGCTTGTCACCCGGCTGAAGGGACGTCAGCGCGAACGTCTTGGATTGGAGAACCTGAACTATTATGATGAGAATTTTCATTTCAGAACGGGTAATGCCATTCCAAAAGGCGATGCTGAGTGGATCATCGAAAATGGGAAAAGGATGTACCAGGAGCTTTCGCCTGAAACGAATCAGTTTTTCAACTATATGATAGATAATGATCTGATGGACCTTGTGGCGAAGAAAGGAAAAGAAAGCGGAGGCTATTGTACTTTTATAGAAGACTATAAAGCTCCATTCATCTTTTCTAATTTCAACGGTACTTCCGGGGATATAGATGTTTTGACACATGAGGCAGGTCATGCATTCCAAGTGTATCGCAGTCGTGATCTTGACATTCCTGAGTATTATTGGCCCACATATGAAGCGTGTGAAATCCATTCGATGAGCATGGAATTTTTAACTTGGCCATGGATGGAGCTATTTTTCAATGAAGATACGGAAAAGTATAAGTTTTCCCATTTAAGCGGTGCCCTCATATTCCTCCCGTATGGGGTAGCTGTCGATGAATTTCAGCATTTTGTCTATGAAAATCCTGATGCCTCCCCCGTTGAAAGAAAGCAGGCTTGGCGTAAGATCGAGATGGAATATTTGCCACATCGCGATTATGAAGGAAATGAATTCTTGGAGAATGGCGGGTATTGGCAGAGGCAAAGTCACATTTATCAATCACCTTTCTATTATATCGACTATACATTGGCCCAGATTTGTGCTTTCCAATTCTGGAAAAGGTCGACTGAAAAAGATGAAACGGCTTGGGAGGATTATTTGAATCTGTGCCAACTTGGAGGCAGCAAGTCCTTCCTTGATCTCGTTGAATCTGCAAATCTGAAATCCCCATTTGTTGAGGGGACTGTACAGTCCGTTGTTAAGGTGATAGACGAATGGCTCTCCACTGTAGATGATAAGGCATTATGA
- a CDS encoding ZIP family metal transporter: protein MSGVLLGSILSAMSTGFGALPILFIQGSITHRFRDTLLAFTAGIMMAASLLSLIPESLATGGYIQLVIGVFLGVMTLTIMEQNIPHIDLSHTKSGIQFDEKALLIITAITLHNIPEGLSVGVSYASDTADTGNLIAFAIGLQNAPEGLLVALFLINQKIGKLTAFLIATLTGTIEIITGLLGYYLTSYIGFLVPYGLAFAAGAMLFIVYKELIPESHGDGNERTSTYSFIVGLLFMVILLEIL from the coding sequence ATGAGTGGAGTTTTATTAGGCAGCATCCTATCTGCTATGTCTACAGGGTTTGGTGCGTTACCGATCTTGTTCATTCAAGGTTCAATCACACATCGATTCAGAGACACGCTTCTGGCATTTACCGCTGGAATCATGATGGCTGCTTCGTTATTGAGCCTGATCCCGGAGTCTCTGGCCACAGGAGGGTATATTCAGCTAGTAATTGGGGTTTTTCTCGGGGTAATGACATTAACGATCATGGAACAAAACATTCCTCATATCGATCTCAGCCATACGAAAAGTGGCATTCAGTTCGATGAAAAGGCTTTGCTCATCATCACTGCCATTACACTCCATAATATTCCTGAGGGTCTTTCTGTGGGGGTCAGTTACGCCTCTGATACTGCTGATACAGGTAACTTGATCGCTTTTGCCATCGGCCTGCAAAATGCTCCGGAAGGCTTACTAGTCGCCTTGTTTTTAATTAATCAAAAAATCGGTAAACTCACAGCGTTCCTGATAGCAACCTTAACCGGTACCATCGAAATAATTACGGGCTTACTGGGTTATTATTTAACCTCTTACATTGGGTTCCTGGTTCCATATGGCCTAGCTTTCGCCGCCGGGGCCATGCTTTTCATCGTTTATAAGGAATTGATTCCTGAAAGCCATGGGGATGGTAATGAACGCACATCTACCTATTCCTTCATTGTCGGCCTTTTGTTCATGGTAATATTATTGGAAATTTTGTAA
- a CDS encoding YkvS family protein, with translation MKKAEVGNIIEFREGLKGIVEKVNENSVIVDVTYMENYRDLELEQKTVVNHKNYKIIG, from the coding sequence ATGAAGAAAGCGGAAGTTGGAAATATCATTGAATTTAGAGAAGGCTTAAAAGGAATCGTCGAGAAAGTGAACGAGAACTCAGTAATCGTGGACGTCACGTATATGGAAAATTATCGTGATTTGGAACTTGAACAGAAAACCGTCGTCAACCATAAAAATTATAAAATCATAGGATAA